A region from the Pseudonocardia petroleophila genome encodes:
- a CDS encoding biotin/lipoyl-containing protein, which yields MSLLVALDGAEPREVRMTRSGETATLWIDGVSCAARVGSGNGAVQLTVEGRTESVWVVTERDQVHVHAFGRSWTLEVTDPVERSLRAVQGSDAATAPMPGVLVSLSVQPGDDVVAGQQLAVIESMKLHSEITAWRDGRVARVMVEVGDSFGQGAPLVALEPLENDDDPEGGPA from the coding sequence ATGAGCCTGCTCGTCGCCCTCGACGGGGCGGAACCGCGCGAGGTCCGGATGACCCGCAGCGGCGAGACCGCCACGCTGTGGATCGACGGCGTCTCCTGCGCGGCCCGCGTCGGGTCCGGCAACGGGGCCGTCCAGCTGACCGTCGAGGGGAGGACCGAGAGCGTCTGGGTGGTGACCGAGCGCGACCAGGTCCACGTGCACGCCTTCGGGCGGTCCTGGACCCTCGAGGTCACCGACCCGGTGGAGCGGTCCCTGCGAGCCGTACAGGGGTCCGACGCCGCGACCGCTCCCATGCCGGGGGTCCTGGTGTCCCTGTCGGTGCAGCCGGGCGACGACGTCGTGGCCGGTCAGCAGCTCGCGGTCATCGAGAGCATGAAGCTGCACAGCGAGATCACCGCGTGGCGGGACGGCCGCGTCGCCCGGGTCATGGTCGAGGTCGGCGACAGCTTCGGCCAGGGCGCGCCCCTGGTCGCGCTCGAACCCCTGGAGAACGACGACGATCCGGAAGGGGGCCCGGCATGA
- a CDS encoding acyl-CoA carboxylase subunit beta codes for MRRIVSQVDTSSDVYRTNREHNLGLAKQLQDALYVAREQRPQRALDRLAEQNKLTVRVRLRLLLDPGTPFLELSPLAASQAYGGDAPQGLIVTGIGIVNGREVMVVAGDSSLKGGSWYPLSTKKIIRALDIARENRLPVVHLIDSGGAYLPLQDELYALGGYTFHNQCLLSGLGIPQVAVVLGHCTAGGAYMPTLCDQTIMVRGSGYVFLGGPPLVKAATGEEVSAEELGGADMHTSVSGVADYAVDTEEEAIALAREVVGTWAKPDKARADIRTPEDPFYDPEELYGIIPDDIKKQFDMREVIARVVDGSMFLEFKPDYGDTLVTGWAHIWGIKVGILGNNGVLFSEAANKATQFMQLCDRDGVPLLFLHNVTGFMVGREYERRGITKDGAKMLMVQANVTVPKISLLVNASQGAGNYAMAGRAWSPRFLFSWPNSRSATMGADQAVKTLTQVRVASLKRQGREPAPDELAAIQSEVGEYFDRTSSPFHLTSEIRDDGLIDPTDTRNTLGMALSASLCAPIVRTPGGVLRI; via the coding sequence ATGAGGCGCATCGTCTCGCAGGTCGACACGAGCTCGGACGTCTACCGCACCAACCGCGAGCACAACCTGGGGCTGGCGAAGCAGCTGCAGGACGCGCTGTACGTGGCCCGCGAGCAACGTCCGCAGCGGGCACTGGACCGCCTCGCGGAGCAGAACAAGCTGACCGTCCGGGTGCGCCTGCGGCTGCTGCTGGACCCGGGCACGCCGTTCCTGGAGCTCTCTCCGCTGGCCGCCTCGCAGGCCTACGGCGGCGACGCCCCGCAGGGGCTGATCGTGACCGGGATCGGGATCGTCAACGGCCGTGAGGTGATGGTGGTCGCGGGGGACAGCTCGCTCAAGGGCGGTTCCTGGTACCCGCTGTCCACGAAGAAGATCATCCGTGCACTGGACATCGCCAGGGAGAACCGCCTGCCGGTCGTGCACCTGATCGACTCGGGCGGCGCCTACCTGCCCCTGCAGGACGAGCTGTACGCACTCGGCGGCTACACCTTCCACAACCAGTGCCTGCTGTCGGGCCTGGGGATCCCCCAGGTCGCCGTCGTGCTGGGGCACTGCACGGCGGGCGGGGCGTACATGCCCACCCTGTGCGACCAGACGATCATGGTCCGGGGCAGCGGATACGTGTTCCTCGGCGGCCCACCCCTGGTCAAGGCGGCCACCGGGGAGGAGGTCTCCGCGGAGGAGCTGGGCGGGGCGGACATGCACACCTCGGTCTCCGGCGTGGCGGACTACGCGGTGGACACCGAGGAGGAGGCCATCGCGCTGGCGCGCGAGGTCGTGGGGACCTGGGCCAAGCCCGACAAGGCGCGCGCGGACATCCGCACGCCGGAGGATCCGTTCTACGACCCGGAGGAGCTGTACGGGATCATCCCGGACGACATCAAGAAGCAGTTCGACATGCGCGAGGTGATCGCCCGCGTCGTCGACGGCAGCATGTTCCTCGAGTTCAAGCCCGACTACGGGGACACCCTCGTCACCGGCTGGGCCCACATCTGGGGCATCAAGGTCGGGATCCTCGGCAACAACGGCGTGCTGTTCAGCGAGGCGGCCAACAAGGCGACGCAGTTCATGCAGCTCTGCGACCGGGACGGCGTCCCGCTGTTGTTCCTGCACAACGTCACCGGCTTCATGGTGGGCCGGGAGTACGAGCGCCGCGGCATCACCAAGGACGGCGCCAAGATGCTGATGGTGCAGGCGAACGTCACCGTCCCGAAGATCTCGTTGCTGGTGAACGCCTCGCAGGGAGCGGGGAACTACGCGATGGCCGGCCGTGCCTGGAGTCCGCGGTTCCTCTTCTCCTGGCCCAACTCCCGCTCCGCCACGATGGGCGCGGACCAGGCCGTCAAGACCCTGACCCAGGTACGCGTCGCGAGCCTGAAACGGCAGGGACGCGAGCCCGCCCCCGACGAGCTGGCCGCGATCCAGAGCGAGGTCGGCGAGTACTTCGACCGCACCTCCAGCCCGTTCCACCTCACCTCGGAGATCCGGGACGACGGGCTCATCGACCCGACCGACACGCGCAACACGCTCGGCATGGCGCTGTCCGCATCGCTGTGCGCGCCGATCGTCCGGACGCCCGGTGGCGTCCTCCGCATCTAG